A portion of the bacterium HR17 genome contains these proteins:
- the ramA_1 gene encoding (R)-stereoselective amidase, which yields MARWVQVVSVSLTGQGSKERNLATAMEWLERAAWHRPDLVCLPETFTGLGMGTAQWAATAEPLDGATVARLSDYARRHRTWVVCPIVLRDGNRLHNAAVLINRAGEVVGYYAKMFPTLSELEAGICPGTDAPVFETDFGRVGMAICFDLNFREVAERLKANKAELVCFVSMYPGGKQVQVWALDFGFWMVTAIAAPQSVIVNPLGRIVAQAQPTYMPLASQRINLDAVVVHLDYNYPKLLALKERYGTDAELDIAQPEARCLLTCHRSDESVWDWVHAFGLEPIDAYFDRARRERARHLT from the coding sequence ATGGCGCGATGGGTGCAAGTGGTGTCCGTCTCACTCACGGGACAGGGCAGCAAAGAGCGCAACTTGGCGACGGCGATGGAGTGGCTGGAACGGGCGGCATGGCACCGACCCGACCTCGTGTGCTTGCCTGAAACCTTCACGGGGTTGGGCATGGGCACCGCCCAATGGGCGGCGACGGCGGAACCGCTGGACGGTGCAACGGTTGCCCGCTTGAGCGATTACGCCCGCCGCCATCGCACTTGGGTCGTTTGCCCGATAGTGTTGCGCGATGGCAACAGGTTGCACAACGCCGCCGTGCTGATCAACCGCGCCGGTGAAGTCGTCGGCTATTATGCCAAGATGTTTCCGACCCTCTCCGAACTGGAAGCGGGCATTTGCCCCGGCACCGACGCACCCGTTTTTGAGACGGACTTCGGGCGCGTCGGCATGGCAATTTGCTTTGACCTGAACTTCCGCGAGGTCGCCGAACGGCTCAAAGCCAACAAGGCGGAACTGGTCTGTTTCGTCTCCATGTATCCCGGTGGCAAGCAAGTGCAAGTGTGGGCGCTAGACTTCGGTTTTTGGATGGTCACCGCCATCGCCGCTCCGCAAAGCGTCATCGTCAACCCGTTGGGGCGCATCGTGGCGCAAGCGCAACCGACTTACATGCCCCTCGCCAGCCAACGGATCAACTTGGACGCCGTCGTCGTCCATCTGGACTACAACTACCCGAAATTGTTGGCGCTCAAAGAGCGTTACGGCACCGACGCTGAGTTGGACATCGCGCAACCTGAAGCCCGTTGCCTACTGACCTGTCACCGCTCGGACGAGAGCGTTTGGGATTGGGTGCATGCATTCGGGTTAGAGCCGATAGATGCCTACTTTGACCGCGCCCGGCGCGAACGGGCGCGCCACCTCACCTGA
- the afr_10 gene encoding 1,5-anhydro-D-fructose reductase has translation MRDLRDLLALDYSIPLPPRTDYGIGVIGCGGIMNNAHLPAYQKFGFRVVACCDIREDAAKATAERFSIPRWFTDYRRLLELPEVDIVDIAIHQQGRVEIVQAAAQAGKHILIQKPFAHTLDDAQAMVDACERAGVKLMVNQQARYAPGHRFAKLLIAQGWLGEVFHLTHHVRGNQDSGWFAQTPNALVVDHGIHYLDLMRYWSGREPQRVYATTVRMPGQRAVAPMVYSINLEFDEHLMANLWFNDVVQGKDSHYEFTIDGTQGTVRGNATQVTVALQGADIPVLRLELKGSWFPDAFAATMAELMRAIQQNDEPAVAGRDNLKTLRLALAAVRSSEEHCPVSL, from the coding sequence ATGCGCGACTTGCGGGATTTGTTGGCGTTGGACTACAGCATCCCCTTGCCGCCCCGAACCGATTACGGCATCGGCGTTATCGGATGCGGTGGCATCATGAACAACGCCCATTTGCCTGCTTACCAAAAGTTTGGCTTCCGCGTCGTCGCTTGCTGTGACATCCGTGAGGACGCTGCCAAAGCGACCGCTGAACGGTTTAGCATTCCCCGCTGGTTCACCGACTACCGTCGGCTGCTGGAGTTGCCTGAAGTGGACATCGTGGACATCGCCATCCATCAACAAGGGCGTGTGGAAATCGTGCAAGCGGCGGCACAAGCGGGCAAGCACATCCTCATCCAAAAACCGTTCGCCCACACCTTGGACGACGCACAAGCGATGGTGGACGCGTGCGAACGGGCAGGTGTGAAGTTGATGGTCAATCAGCAAGCGCGCTACGCACCGGGACATCGCTTCGCTAAGTTGCTGATAGCGCAAGGGTGGCTGGGCGAAGTCTTCCACCTGACGCACCATGTGCGGGGCAATCAGGACAGCGGTTGGTTCGCCCAAACGCCCAACGCCTTGGTCGTGGACCACGGCATCCACTACCTTGACCTGATGCGCTACTGGTCGGGGCGAGAACCCCAGCGCGTTTACGCCACGACCGTCCGCATGCCGGGGCAGCGCGCCGTCGCGCCGATGGTTTACAGCATCAACTTGGAGTTTGACGAACACTTGATGGCGAACTTGTGGTTCAACGATGTCGTGCAAGGCAAAGACAGCCACTACGAGTTCACGATTGACGGAACGCAAGGAACGGTGCGGGGCAATGCGACGCAAGTCACGGTCGCTTTGCAGGGAGCGGACATCCCCGTTTTGCGGTTGGAGTTGAAAGGCAGTTGGTTTCCTGACGCATTTGCGGCGACGATGGCGGAGTTGATGCGTGCCATTCAGCAAAACGATGAACCCGCGGTCGCAGGTCGGGACAATCTCAAGACACTGCGGTTGGCGTTGGCAGCGGTGCGGTCCAGCGAAGAGCATTGCCCCGTGTCGCTGTGA
- the gutB_3 gene encoding Sorbitol dehydrogenase translates to MRGVQLRKSVWRYLTVRMLGRRLPTVCTSPLGLLALREMPPLRLPSPNWVRLRPRLSGICGSDLAVITAKSSLLLSPVTSVPFTFGHEIVADVVEVGAAVTRVQVGDRVVVEPALSCFVRELHPPCPQCAEGNYACCERLTDGVIGAGVQTGYCRDTGGGWGDELVAHEWQLFRVPAALRDEEAVLVEPFSCALHAVLRALAVAEAPKMALVVGCGTIGLLTIAALRAVERATGRTPLRLFAVAKYPHQQEWAQRLGADTVVPAGRGCYRALQNLTGARLFYPEQGKPTVLGGVDIVFDCVGSQSSLDDAVRWTRAQGVVVVVGMPAEPKVSWASLWFKELRVLGAYAYGVERWSGERVRTFDIALTLLRQGAVNLQGLVTHRFPLEQWQRAVQTALQAGHTGAVKVTLTP, encoded by the coding sequence ATGCGCGGGGTGCAACTGCGGAAGAGCGTTTGGCGCTATTTGACAGTGCGGATGTTGGGGCGTCGGTTGCCGACGGTGTGCACCAGCCCGTTGGGCTTGTTGGCGCTGCGGGAAATGCCGCCGCTGCGGTTGCCGTCGCCTAACTGGGTGCGCCTTCGCCCCCGCCTTAGCGGCATCTGCGGGAGCGACTTAGCTGTCATCACGGCGAAAAGTTCGCTGCTACTGTCTCCCGTGACTTCCGTGCCCTTCACCTTCGGGCACGAGATCGTCGCCGATGTCGTGGAAGTCGGCGCCGCTGTCACGCGCGTACAGGTCGGTGACCGCGTCGTCGTGGAGCCGGCACTCAGTTGCTTTGTGCGGGAGTTGCATCCACCGTGTCCCCAATGCGCTGAAGGCAACTACGCGTGCTGCGAGCGGTTGACAGATGGCGTCATCGGGGCGGGCGTTCAAACGGGCTACTGCCGCGATACAGGTGGCGGGTGGGGCGATGAACTGGTCGCCCATGAGTGGCAGTTATTTCGCGTGCCTGCGGCACTGCGCGATGAAGAGGCGGTGCTCGTTGAGCCGTTCAGTTGCGCCTTGCATGCCGTCTTACGAGCGCTGGCGGTCGCGGAAGCGCCCAAGATGGCGTTAGTGGTCGGCTGCGGCACTATCGGTCTGCTCACCATCGCGGCACTGCGGGCGGTAGAACGGGCGACAGGGCGAACGCCTCTGCGCCTATTTGCGGTCGCCAAGTATCCGCACCAACAGGAATGGGCGCAACGGTTAGGCGCTGACACCGTCGTGCCCGCTGGACGAGGCTGTTACCGAGCCCTTCAAAACTTGACAGGTGCGCGCCTGTTTTACCCTGAACAAGGAAAACCGACGGTGCTGGGCGGTGTGGACATCGTGTTTGACTGCGTCGGGTCACAAAGTTCGTTGGACGACGCTGTCCGTTGGACACGGGCACAAGGGGTCGTGGTCGTCGTCGGTATGCCTGCGGAGCCAAAGGTAAGTTGGGCGAGCCTTTGGTTCAAAGAGTTGCGGGTGCTGGGGGCGTATGCTTACGGCGTGGAGCGCTGGAGCGGTGAACGGGTGCGCACCTTTGACATCGCGCTGACTCTGCTGCGACAGGGCGCAGTCAACCTGCAGGGATTAGTTACGCACCGGTTCCCACTGGAGCAATGGCAGCGAGCGGTGCAAACGGCGTTACAGGCAGGACACACCGGCGCCGTGAAAGTCACCCTTACGCCATGA